The following are encoded together in the Oreochromis aureus strain Israel breed Guangdong linkage group 18, ZZ_aureus, whole genome shotgun sequence genome:
- the LOC120434174 gene encoding C-C chemokine receptor type 4-like yields MKVDTMDSVDTTTTSLDSTPYTYDYDYDELCNKTGVIQFGAIFTPVFFSIVVILSIFGNILVLVVLVKFENLKSLINTFILNLAVSDLFFTASLPFWADYNMHGWTLGEHACKIVNFIFCLGFYSSGILLILMTAHCYGSF; encoded by the exons ATG AAAGTGGATACAATGGATTCCGTAGATACTACCACCACCAGCCTTGACTCAACCCCGTACACCTATGATTATGACTACGATGAACTCTGCAACAAAACAGGTGTCATCCAGTTTGGAGCGATCTTCACTCCAGTGTTTTTCTCCATTGTGGTGATCCTCAGCATCTTTGGCAACATCCTGGTCCTCGTGGTGCTGGTCAAGTTTGAGAATTTGAAATCCCTCATCAACACCTTCATCCTGAATCTGGCTGTATCAGATCTcttcttcacagcttctctgcCCTTCTGGGCTGACTACAACATGCACGGATGGACCTTAGGGGAGCATGCATGCAAAATAGTGAACTTTATCTTCTGCCTTGGATTCTACAGCAGCGGTATCCTCCTCATCCTGATGACTGCTCACTGTTATGGATCATTCTAA